A DNA window from Ctenopharyngodon idella isolate HZGC_01 chromosome 10, HZGC01, whole genome shotgun sequence contains the following coding sequences:
- the tmem221 gene encoding transmembrane protein 221 has protein sequence MTHSYSQRSLLVLTFLGILSAIMSALSVILICQLQTQQAAIKDSPTFVSSEITAVLIPVSTVLSALSLTLNLSSVVVCLLHSYFATEICRGEPDTQRADWFLLDSRIVRHVTIGLFCLGVSVYLAAMSIYMLLVFEVETGIASVCVLSSGVLILLLIVIHSLIRAAHTAKHFRREHTHTMYHNDPENSLGIHTSNLSITEKPRRQHSLASLHRHFINPAHIDPKSQYSPSNGPHVHSSDKDGYSGGGSGRTHRTLSTDSGLFHTQAKPWNGVNSEMRSILARKATVKDSTLV, from the exons ATGACGCATTCCTACAGTCAGCGTTCTCTCTTGGTACTCACGTTTTTAGGGATTTTATCCGCAATAATGTCCGCGTTATCCGTCATTTTGATTTGCCAGCTCCAAACGCAACAGGCTGCTATAAAAGATTCGCCTACTTTCGTGTCGAGTGAGATCACAGCCGTGTTGATACCTGTTTCTACGGTCCTCTCAGCCTTGTCCCTAACACTCAACTTGAGCTCAGTTGTTGTGTGTTTGCTTCACAGCTATTTCGCGACTGAAATATGCCGAGGAGAACCAGATACACAAAG GGCCGATTGGTTTCTATTGGATAGCAGGATTGTCCGGCATGTGACCATTGGACTGTTTTGCCTTGGAGTTTCAGTTTACTTAGCTG cCATGTCTATTTACATGTTATTGGTGTTTGAAGTCGAGACCGGCATAGCCAGTGTGTGCGTGCTCTCCTCGGGTGTTCTCATTCTGCTACTTATCGTTATTCACTCCCTAATACGGGCCGCACATACAGCCAAACACTTCCGTAGGGAACACACCCACACCATGTACCACAACGACCCTGAAAACAGCCTTGGAATCCATACATCGAACCTAAGCATTACGGAAAAGCCAAGGAGGCAACACAGCTTAGCCAGCCTTCATAGACATTTCATCAACCCTGCTCACATCGATCCTAAATCGCAGTACTCACCATCCAACGGGCCTCACGTTCACTCTAGCGATAAGGATGGCTACAGTGGTGGTGGGAGCGGACGGACACACCGGACACTTTCGACAGACTCTGGCCTGTTTCACACACAGGCAAAACCCTGGAACGGCGTCAACAGCGAGATGAGATCTATACTAGCTCGCAAAGCCACGGTCAAGGATTCAACTTTAGTATGA
- the borcs8 gene encoding BLOC-1-related complex subunit 8 isoform X2 — MEDQEMQLKVKRVTDKFTESMYVLANEPSIALYRLQEHVRRSLPELVQHKTDMQSWEEQSQGAIYTVEYACSAVKSMTNSSLYFKNIDGLLRQAISLKEQMSSLQGRRKRALDPGMLKDGGEKHSSGI; from the exons atggaggATCAAGAAATGCAGTTAAAAGTAAAAAGAG TGACTGATAAATTCACCGAGAGTATGTATGTGTTGGCCAATGAACCGTCTATAGCGCTTTATAGGTTACAAGAGCACGTCAGGAGATCCCTACCAGAGCTCGTGCAACATAAG ACAGACATGCAGAGCTGGGAGGAGCAGAGTCAGGGCGCAATCTACACTGTTGAATATGCATGCAG CGCGGTTAAAAGCATGACAAATAGTAGCCTCTATTTCAAGAACATTGATGGTCTTCTGCGCCAAGCCATTTCACTGAAGGAACAGATGAGCAGCTTGCAGGGACGAAG gAAAAGAGCTTTGGATCCTGGCATGCTTAAGGATGGAGGAGAAAAGCACAGCTCTGGGATATAA
- the borcs8 gene encoding BLOC-1-related complex subunit 8 isoform X1: MEDQEMQLKVKRVTDKFTESMYVLANEPSIALYRLQEHVRRSLPELVQHKTDMQSWEEQSQGAIYTVEYACSAVKSMTNSSLYFKNIDGLLRQAISLKEQMSSLQGRSDVKPAINPNDTPTHTSVTPP; this comes from the exons atggaggATCAAGAAATGCAGTTAAAAGTAAAAAGAG TGACTGATAAATTCACCGAGAGTATGTATGTGTTGGCCAATGAACCGTCTATAGCGCTTTATAGGTTACAAGAGCACGTCAGGAGATCCCTACCAGAGCTCGTGCAACATAAG ACAGACATGCAGAGCTGGGAGGAGCAGAGTCAGGGCGCAATCTACACTGTTGAATATGCATGCAG CGCGGTTAAAAGCATGACAAATAGTAGCCTCTATTTCAAGAACATTGATGGTCTTCTGCGCCAAGCCATTTCACTGAAGGAACAGATGAGCAGCTTGCAGGGACGAAG TGATGTGAAACCTGCAATTAATCCAAATGATACACCCACACACACTTCAGTCACACCACCTTGA
- the rfxank gene encoding DNA-binding protein RFXANK isoform X2 has protein sequence MENRLDENHSTTLTNKQRGNEVTVRPATLDNLSIHQLAAHGEISQLEIHLSKDSSLLDSQDERGFTPLMWAAAFGEIMMVEFLLQKGADPRTLARERESALSLASAGGFADIVNILLQHDIDIDSYDWNGGTPLLYAVRGNHIKCVEALLRHGADITFEADSGYSPVALAVALGHKKGHSRSGLKKIH, from the exons ATGGAAAACAGACTTGACGAGAACCACTCGACTACTCTGACGAACAAACAGCGTGGAAATGAAGTCACAGTCCGACCGGCCACTTTAGATA ACCTCTCAATTCATCAGCTGGCAGCCCATGGAGAGATTTCTCAACTGGAGATACATTTATCCAAAG ATAGCTCTCTGCTTGACAGTCAAGATGAGAGAGGTTTCACACCACTAATGTGGGCTGCCGCATTTGGAGAGATAATGATGGTGGAGTTTCTCCTTCAGAAG GGGGCAGACCCAAGAACACTTGCTCGGGAACGAGAAAGTGCCCTGTCTTTGGCCAGCGCAGGAGGATTTGCAGATATTGTTAATATTCTCCTACAACATGACATTGATATTGATTCCTATGACTGG AATGGTGGGACCCCTCTTCTGTATGCAGTTCGTGGTAATCACATAAAATGTGTTGAAGCTCTACTAA GACATGGGGCAGATATCACATTTGAGGCAGACTCTGGATACAGTCCTGTTGCCCTTGCTGTTGCATTGGGCCACAAAAAAG GTCATTCAAGGTCAGGACTTAAGAAGATTCATTGA
- the rfxank gene encoding DNA-binding protein RFXANK isoform X1, translating into MENRLDENHSTTLTNKQRGNEVTVRPATLDNLSIHQLAAHGEISQLEIHLSKDSSLLDSQDERGFTPLMWAAAFGEIMMVEFLLQKGADPRTLARERESALSLASAGGFADIVNILLQHDIDIDSYDWNGGTPLLYAVRGNHIKCVEALLRHGADITFEADSGYSPVALAVALGHKKVQKFLEDHILKLFRGPVSVPENT; encoded by the exons ATGGAAAACAGACTTGACGAGAACCACTCGACTACTCTGACGAACAAACAGCGTGGAAATGAAGTCACAGTCCGACCGGCCACTTTAGATA ACCTCTCAATTCATCAGCTGGCAGCCCATGGAGAGATTTCTCAACTGGAGATACATTTATCCAAAG ATAGCTCTCTGCTTGACAGTCAAGATGAGAGAGGTTTCACACCACTAATGTGGGCTGCCGCATTTGGAGAGATAATGATGGTGGAGTTTCTCCTTCAGAAG GGGGCAGACCCAAGAACACTTGCTCGGGAACGAGAAAGTGCCCTGTCTTTGGCCAGCGCAGGAGGATTTGCAGATATTGTTAATATTCTCCTACAACATGACATTGATATTGATTCCTATGACTGG AATGGTGGGACCCCTCTTCTGTATGCAGTTCGTGGTAATCACATAAAATGTGTTGAAGCTCTACTAA GACATGGGGCAGATATCACATTTGAGGCAGACTCTGGATACAGTCCTGTTGCCCTTGCTGTTGCATTGGGCCACAAAAAAG TGCAAAAATTTCTTGAAGATCACATTTTGAAGCTGTTTCGGGGACCAGTTTCAGTGCCTGAGAACACATGA
- the nr2c2ap gene encoding nuclear receptor 2C2-associated protein: MAESLICNNTQSRVSSVLNRDVKQFGKKFMFDSNEETCWNSDQGESQWVVLEFPQSVKVSELRLQFQGGFSGKSCKLEGSAKEEDLKYILDFYPEDNNCLQSFPIQDAPLVQRLKIVFENSADFFGRIIVYTLDILGEKVL; this comes from the exons ATGGCAGAGTCATTGATTTGTAACAACACACAAAGCAG GGTGAGTTCTGTGCTAAACAGAGATGTCAAACAGTTCGGAAAGAAGTTCATGTTTGATTCCAATGAGGAGACGTGCTGGAATTCTGACCAG ggtGAATCCCAGTGGGTTGTCTTGGAGTTTCCACAGTCTGTGAAAGTATCAGAGCTCAGACTACAGTTCCAAGGAGGGTTTTCAGGAAAGTCTTGTAAATTAGAAG GTTCTGCCAAAGAAGAGGAtctcaaatatattttagactTCTATCCAGAGGACAACAACTGTCTACAAA GTTTTCCCATTCAAGATGCCCCTTTGGTGCAGAGGCTGAAAATAGTGTTTGAAAACAGTGCTGACTTTTTTGGAAGAATAATTGTTTACACATTGGACATCCTGGGGGAAAAggttttgtaa